A genomic region of Catalinimonas niigatensis contains the following coding sequences:
- a CDS encoding sulfite exporter TauE/SafE family protein, with the protein MNWIELSPAEWGLVIFCAVMVGTSKAGISGAGIVVIPILANIFGGQLSTGFLLPILVIADIFAVYYYNRHAQWKYLLRLLPWTLVGIGIGVWVGDIVSDKVFKEMIAIVIFVCLALMFWQNAQKRKIKVPDEWWFSALAGLAGGFATMIGNAAGPIMAVYLLSMHLPKNHYIGTAAWFFLIINVLKLPFHFFIWQTITLSSLLTNITLIPAIAGGAFFGFFIVKKFPERAFRIFIILTTALSSILLLF; encoded by the coding sequence ATGAATTGGATTGAGCTTTCCCCTGCCGAATGGGGGCTGGTAATCTTTTGTGCTGTCATGGTCGGTACTTCCAAAGCAGGTATATCAGGCGCGGGCATTGTAGTCATCCCTATCCTTGCCAATATCTTCGGAGGACAACTCTCCACCGGTTTTCTGCTCCCCATACTGGTGATTGCTGATATTTTTGCAGTATACTATTATAATCGGCATGCACAGTGGAAATACCTGCTTCGCCTATTGCCCTGGACACTGGTCGGAATAGGCATTGGTGTCTGGGTAGGAGATATTGTATCAGATAAGGTGTTCAAAGAGATGATTGCCATTGTTATCTTTGTGTGTCTGGCGCTGATGTTCTGGCAGAATGCTCAAAAACGAAAAATCAAAGTACCGGATGAGTGGTGGTTTTCTGCCTTGGCAGGTCTGGCGGGAGGCTTCGCTACAATGATCGGAAATGCAGCTGGGCCTATCATGGCGGTATATCTTCTCTCTATGCACTTACCCAAAAATCACTACATTGGCACCGCAGCATGGTTTTTTCTGATCATCAATGTCCTCAAGCTTCCTTTCCATTTCTTTATCTGGCAGACCATCACCCTATCTTCTCTTTTGACCAACATAACCCTGATCCCTGCCATTGCAGGGGGTGCCTTCTTCGGTTTTTTTATCGTAAAAAAGTTTCCTGA